Proteins from a genomic interval of Candidatus Korarchaeum sp.:
- a CDS encoding GNAT family N-acetyltransferase: protein MDPKLIVEEAINTGERRLIVISGNDSLEIASEIAKIWLSKREGRLLIATHMGINSDRISVDEGDVTSIDFDQTEEVLGGTWDLLIADISHQFRANDIGRLIEVVRGGGLAILTVPPLEEWINSMTEFQRRFMVPPFESRGVRQLFKSRFLSSIGKRGTFLLGEEVRGELCGRVSKERAPIERTGDPLFDLCATRDQQRVLRSILDAFKERKRAFILTANRGRGKSAVIGIALSLIMNRSRVKNAVVTSPSIEGVQTIFNFLMRGLDAQGVSYEPLVREGRIIALRFKGKDVFYLTPESASEVEVNLKVVDEAASIPVTTLFKFLSGGFTIFSSTIHGYEGAGRGFSLRFLGRLRKSGIPHAEERMDEPIRYPPEDPVERWLYDFLLLDAEPGEPPKNLEATYREISLDSISEEYLRKFYGIYILAHYRNRPNDLATLLDAPHHFARSLEADGEPIVSIHLAEEGGLPNSLLEEIARGMRDLPGHMIASRIVLHYSFKSFGKLRGWRIVRIATHPELQGMGFGTRALAEVEREARGKGLDWLGAGFGATEELLRFWVRSGYHPVHISPSRNPVTGEYSVLVLKPLSEEASRMTEEVLREFKRRLLASLHDVYFSLNPMVARLLLKSKLDGGRAKLSNSQRSRLSGYVKGSYVYELASDAIHEIVRSYFWQGRDCLTPREEAILIAKVLQGKPWETLKSRFGVKEPYELLREIVSNLLNCLDGLRDEA from the coding sequence AAGCCATAAATACAGGGGAGAGGAGGTTAATCGTAATATCTGGAAATGATTCCCTAGAGATAGCATCTGAAATCGCTAAGATCTGGTTATCTAAGAGGGAAGGTCGTCTCCTGATAGCTACTCATATGGGGATAAATTCAGATAGGATCTCAGTGGATGAGGGCGATGTCACATCTATAGACTTCGATCAGACTGAGGAAGTGCTCGGGGGCACTTGGGATCTCCTAATAGCTGATATATCGCATCAATTCAGAGCTAACGATATAGGCAGGCTGATAGAGGTAGTTAGGGGAGGAGGCCTCGCGATCCTCACGGTACCACCCCTAGAGGAGTGGATCAACTCCATGACGGAGTTCCAGAGGAGGTTCATGGTCCCTCCATTCGAATCCAGGGGGGTGAGGCAGCTCTTCAAGTCCAGGTTCCTCAGTTCCATAGGGAAGAGGGGGACCTTCCTCCTCGGTGAGGAAGTCAGGGGGGAGCTTTGCGGAAGGGTCTCGAAGGAGAGAGCCCCTATCGAGAGGACAGGAGACCCTCTCTTCGATCTATGCGCGACCAGGGATCAGCAGAGGGTCTTGAGATCTATTCTAGATGCATTCAAGGAGAGGAAGAGGGCCTTCATATTGACCGCGAATAGGGGGAGGGGGAAGTCCGCTGTAATAGGGATAGCCCTATCCCTGATAATGAATAGGAGCAGGGTTAAGAACGCTGTAGTGACATCTCCGAGTATCGAGGGGGTTCAGACGATCTTCAACTTCCTGATGAGGGGGCTAGATGCCCAGGGGGTGAGTTATGAGCCCCTGGTAAGGGAGGGCAGGATAATAGCCCTCAGGTTCAAGGGTAAGGACGTCTTCTATCTCACACCTGAGAGCGCTTCAGAAGTCGAAGTGAACCTGAAGGTAGTCGATGAAGCTGCCTCGATACCCGTGACAACTCTATTCAAATTCTTGAGCGGGGGATTCACTATATTCTCATCGACGATACATGGATACGAGGGCGCTGGGAGAGGCTTCTCCCTGAGGTTCCTGGGGAGGTTGAGGAAGTCCGGGATACCTCACGCTGAGGAGAGGATGGATGAGCCTATAAGGTATCCCCCTGAGGATCCTGTCGAGAGGTGGCTCTATGACTTCCTCCTGCTGGATGCGGAACCCGGAGAACCTCCAAAGAATCTAGAGGCTACTTACAGGGAGATATCCTTAGATAGCATAAGCGAGGAATACCTGAGGAAGTTCTACGGTATTTACATATTAGCTCATTATAGGAATAGGCCTAATGATCTCGCTACCCTCCTAGATGCTCCCCATCACTTCGCTAGGTCTTTAGAAGCTGATGGAGAGCCCATAGTGAGCATCCACTTAGCTGAGGAAGGGGGGCTCCCGAACTCCCTCCTGGAAGAAATAGCTAGGGGGATGAGGGACCTTCCGGGGCATATGATAGCTAGCAGGATCGTCTTACACTATTCATTCAAGAGCTTCGGGAAGCTGAGGGGTTGGAGGATAGTCAGGATAGCTACGCATCCTGAGCTGCAGGGGATGGGCTTCGGGACGAGGGCTCTCGCTGAAGTAGAGAGGGAAGCTAGAGGGAAAGGCTTAGATTGGTTAGGAGCTGGCTTCGGTGCGACAGAGGAGTTGCTCAGGTTCTGGGTGAGATCTGGTTATCATCCAGTGCACATAAGCCCATCTAGGAACCCTGTGACTGGGGAGTACAGCGTCCTAGTGCTCAAGCCATTGAGCGAGGAAGCATCTAGGATGACTGAGGAAGTCTTAAGAGAGTTCAAGAGGAGATTGTTAGCTAGTTTACATGATGTTTACTTCTCCCTGAACCCGATGGTAGCTAGATTGCTCCTCAAGAGTAAGTTAGATGGGGGGAGGGCTAAGTTGAGCAATTCCCAGAGGAGCAGACTCTCGGGATACGTGAAGGGGAGCTACGTCTATGAGTTAGCTTCTGATGCGATACACGAGATCGTCAGGAGTTACTTCTGGCAGGGGAGGGATTGCCTAACCCCAAGGGAGGAAGCGATATTAATTGCGAAGGTCCTCCAGGGGAAGCCCTGGGAGACCTTGAAGAGCAGGTTCGGGGTGAAGGAACCTTACGAGCTACTGAGGGAGATAGTCTCGAATTTACTTAATTGCTTGGATGGCCTTCGCGATGAGGCTTAA
- a CDS encoding class I SAM-dependent methyltransferase, whose protein sequence is MFIDRADLYLEIMNSSWSEGEQIARSIAEILRENGLESGRVLEAFCGNGRVAIPLAMEGYDVLGFDISLPFIQDARQKAEKYRVSDKAKFMVSDAREIDSKLKGEIFDAIIIVSTSLGYYDSMTDEEILRKLRSLVREGSILIIANTFHRETPSWSCGRVFQRYGSLVLMEDMRFDPLWSRLLSKWIILRDDGEGNLMKELEVNTEMRIYTSTELAEILKRAGWGVDSIYGDIRKKEKFSPPCPYLSLIAKAIQAIK, encoded by the coding sequence GTGTTCATAGATAGGGCGGACCTCTACCTGGAGATAATGAATAGCAGTTGGTCCGAGGGGGAGCAGATAGCTAGATCTATAGCTGAGATACTTAGGGAAAATGGTTTAGAGTCGGGGAGAGTATTGGAGGCATTTTGCGGGAATGGTAGAGTGGCAATACCTCTCGCGATGGAGGGATATGATGTTCTGGGCTTCGATATATCCCTCCCATTCATACAGGACGCTAGGCAGAAAGCTGAGAAGTACAGAGTATCTGATAAAGCTAAGTTCATGGTTTCAGATGCTAGGGAGATAGATAGCAAGCTTAAGGGGGAGATATTCGATGCCATAATAATAGTATCGACATCCCTCGGCTATTACGACTCCATGACAGATGAGGAGATACTCAGGAAGCTCAGGTCACTAGTGAGGGAGGGATCCATCCTCATAATAGCGAATACCTTCCACAGGGAGACGCCGAGTTGGAGCTGCGGGAGGGTCTTCCAGAGGTACGGTTCCTTGGTCTTGATGGAGGATATGAGGTTCGATCCCCTCTGGTCGAGGCTCCTATCGAAGTGGATCATATTGAGGGACGATGGTGAGGGTAACTTGATGAAGGAACTCGAGGTGAATACTGAGATGAGGATATACACATCCACTGAGCTGGCTGAGATACTCAAGAGAGCGGGATGGGGTGTGGACTCTATATACGGTGATATAAGGAAGAAGGAGAAGTTCTCACCTCCCTGCCCTTACTTAAGCCTCATCGCGAAGGCCATCCAAGCAATTAAGTAA
- a CDS encoding malonate decarboxylase subunit alpha, whose product MRFSKVVDAEEALSKIRDGSVIAISGFNIATTPEYLIVKLWELYERTGHPKDLFILTDTLPAVPDRGLDLIGKKMHETGDREFVRGMLLTYLGWAPWLQRLTAENVIEMYTWPIGTASCWFREVASGRPGVITRVGLRTSLDPRDDGCYLNDLARERRTCSNSLIEIDGREYLLYRAPKPEVALIRATTSDELGNLSMEREGIFGTVLAISQAAKSCGGIVIAQVERLAKFGSIKPKEVHVPAPLVDHVVVAPEEYHWQTCSFRYDPRISGEIVPPRASHTPLELSERKVIARRVALELFYLAKKLDRPLFVNFGIGIPALTPSVIEEEGLSEILLTSIEAGPLGGVALTEADFGVSIGPFAIMQMPDMFANYEGGIIDASSLGFMEVDADGNVNPSFIPGRITGPGGFPVIVTGSPRLYFAGGFTAGKRKFKIGNGELRIEQDGDVRKFVRRVYKVAFNGKLALEEGKEVLYITERAVFRLSERGLSLEEIAPGVDLDKDILNKMDFQPQMGKLEEMDRRIFREGKMNIEL is encoded by the coding sequence ATGCGGTTCTCGAAGGTAGTAGATGCCGAGGAAGCCCTCTCCAAGATAAGGGATGGTTCAGTCATAGCGATCTCGGGATTCAACATAGCGACGACTCCAGAGTACTTGATAGTCAAGTTATGGGAGCTCTATGAGAGGACAGGTCATCCTAAGGATCTCTTCATACTAACGGACACTCTACCGGCGGTGCCCGATAGGGGGCTCGATCTCATAGGGAAGAAGATGCATGAGACTGGGGATAGGGAGTTCGTGAGGGGTATGCTCTTGACTTACCTCGGATGGGCCCCTTGGCTCCAGAGACTGACGGCTGAGAATGTTATAGAGATGTACACTTGGCCCATAGGCACTGCTAGTTGCTGGTTCAGGGAAGTAGCATCCGGGAGGCCAGGTGTGATCACTAGAGTCGGGTTGAGAACTTCCCTAGACCCTAGGGACGATGGCTGCTATCTCAACGATCTAGCTAGGGAGAGGAGGACTTGTAGTAACAGTCTGATAGAGATAGATGGGAGGGAGTACTTGCTCTATAGAGCGCCTAAGCCCGAAGTAGCTTTGATAAGGGCCACTACTTCAGATGAGCTCGGGAACCTCTCTATGGAGAGAGAAGGTATATTCGGCACTGTCCTAGCTATTTCTCAAGCCGCTAAATCTTGCGGAGGTATTGTCATAGCTCAAGTTGAAAGGTTAGCGAAATTCGGATCTATTAAGCCTAAGGAAGTCCATGTACCAGCTCCTCTCGTGGATCACGTAGTAGTGGCTCCCGAGGAATATCATTGGCAGACTTGCTCCTTCCGTTACGATCCTAGGATAAGCGGTGAGATAGTGCCACCTAGAGCTTCTCACACTCCCCTTGAGCTCAGTGAGAGGAAGGTCATAGCTAGGAGAGTAGCTCTTGAGCTCTTCTACTTAGCTAAGAAGTTGGATAGGCCCCTATTCGTCAACTTCGGGATAGGGATACCCGCCCTCACGCCCTCAGTAATAGAGGAGGAGGGGCTCTCAGAGATACTACTGACCAGTATAGAAGCCGGGCCGCTGGGGGGAGTGGCGTTAACTGAAGCTGACTTCGGGGTCTCTATAGGGCCTTTCGCTATAATGCAGATGCCGGATATGTTCGCGAATTATGAGGGCGGCATAATAGATGCTTCCTCACTTGGCTTCATGGAAGTAGACGCTGATGGCAACGTCAACCCTTCATTCATCCCGGGCAGGATAACAGGTCCCGGTGGCTTTCCCGTGATAGTAACTGGCTCCCCAAGGCTTTACTTCGCCGGTGGATTCACTGCGGGCAAGAGGAAGTTCAAGATAGGGAATGGGGAGCTCAGAATCGAACAAGATGGGGATGTGAGGAAGTTCGTTAGGAGAGTATACAAAGTGGCTTTCAACGGGAAGTTAGCTTTAGAGGAGGGGAAGGAGGTCTTATACATAACTGAGAGAGCTGTGTTTAGGCTGAGCGAGAGGGGATTGTCGCTAGAGGAGATAGCGCCTGGCGTGGATCTGGATAAGGATATCTTAAACAAGATGGACTTCCAGCCCCAGATGGGGAAGCTCGAGGAGATGGATAGGAGGATATTCAGGGAGGGAAAAATGAACATAGAGTTATGA
- a CDS encoding DUF11 domain-containing protein, which produces MRRAYLSLLMVLILLQANSILSAPSRTIVVHTGSPCTSGDAYFTSLSSAISSANPGDVVKICPGTYRDNVRVTKSLSISGVSDPSSVVLEAYNTTKHVIEVSNTRNVMISNLTVRGAIGSQQSGIYVYYTSESSLRNIIATGNYFGINIVSSSSINVSDLISENNINAGVNFESSVACSFSDLRLRGNRIGFLSLLSSDSRLMDARIEGNSEGGLLLKYSNNNNLSGIEAERNGWYGVYLQRSTGNIILNSRADNNTALGVDSYGFYIYQGSDNNKLENVSAKDNVYGVAIIYSSNNSVRASLVNNTFSGVYIYQSRGNSIDGSTEGSIYGIWIQNGGENKLIGESSHNRFGVLISESSGNLLNGTRIHDNIYSGIVVEGNSSIGNVFTKLSCYNNTLLGIDLGGDYVTRNDGKLTEGPNDFMDYPVLTWAAVYGDRLLVRGYINSEGSGSGSPAFSGSEVEIYLSTNHESGYGEGLRYLGSLRALNGEFLGWIDLPDDLRGKGMNITSTATLMPHGTSEFGPNIFAPSLSTNISVEKLIEPSIVTPGSSAKVTLIIANRGNGTAYNVSIIDPLPDGMSYISGTAKLNGSSLEPRVNGSELSWILNVPAGSIMFLEFNVSITAPPGSHLENVAFFSSEDGSGNSSADVSVISPPVIKVSKIASPTSVRVGDEVSYELRIGNSGDLPAFISVRDTIPTGMSYVSGSFSSNVSLDLDISGGEIKFNVTLAPRSSLVASYKLRALSEGRKDNRVYVNGTLSASASVIVTNPPSGGSGGHSGGSGGSGGSGGSPSCGYIPPPTSTPPATPSKPSSNDYVFNGIPIVLVSLGSQGVKLESYQSGSSGSSSGVQPVTSGNALALITVDISASPTKAETGSNIAFLVNVSNIGEGAYEGLEVQVDLTPGLDYVSGSSKLGGVKVEPKNDMNVLKWKISKLDRKSSLEISFLAKLIATAGSFNVVATAATASDSVIISVKPKEVAAPQPQPQQVPEVVELDVSGSSSGRVGTVTITLTSPTGAKSVRIVANLNSLKYVPNSAKLADMPAKTDVKESSLSWLISISKGGKAVITFNVEPSSDDVNSGEVNVFLPDFGKQKSVTIKFEAKQMVMGPSLEIKLPQIPIWIFLLPLLAIPIVLAYKRRGREAIVMDYNSLRRAVERGMIEDLVRRYDIYVPQETFNKVSKDQRLMRALEKYLIGRSLKVERVLSDVSIEGFDDEVAAVVSLAQRRGTFAYLGDEEAFKKLKEKGLKVKFVKEGKPLSLEMNIPS; this is translated from the coding sequence ATGAGGAGAGCGTATCTTTCCCTGCTCATGGTACTAATACTCTTACAAGCTAACTCAATTCTCTCAGCTCCATCCAGGACGATAGTAGTTCATACAGGTAGCCCGTGCACTTCCGGTGATGCTTACTTCACGAGCTTGAGCTCAGCTATCTCGAGCGCGAACCCAGGGGATGTCGTGAAGATATGCCCCGGGACCTACAGAGATAACGTGAGGGTGACGAAGAGCTTAAGCATCTCCGGAGTGAGTGATCCCTCTTCAGTCGTATTAGAAGCTTACAATACGACTAAGCATGTAATAGAAGTGAGCAATACTAGGAATGTAATGATAAGCAATTTAACTGTCAGGGGCGCGATAGGATCTCAGCAGAGCGGTATATACGTCTATTACACGAGCGAGAGCTCCCTCAGGAACATAATAGCGACTGGAAACTACTTCGGGATCAACATAGTATCGAGCTCAAGCATAAATGTGAGCGATCTGATCTCGGAGAACAACATTAATGCTGGAGTGAACTTTGAGAGCAGTGTGGCATGCTCCTTCTCGGATCTGAGACTGAGGGGGAATAGGATAGGCTTCCTCTCCCTCCTGAGCTCTGACTCCAGGTTAATGGATGCTAGGATAGAGGGGAACTCTGAGGGAGGCTTACTCCTCAAGTACTCAAATAATAACAATCTCAGCGGTATAGAGGCTGAGAGGAACGGATGGTACGGTGTATACTTACAGAGATCCACTGGGAACATTATATTGAACTCGAGAGCTGATAACAATACTGCGCTGGGCGTCGATAGCTACGGTTTCTACATTTACCAGGGATCCGATAACAATAAGCTTGAGAACGTGAGCGCTAAGGATAACGTTTATGGAGTAGCGATAATATACAGCTCCAATAACTCTGTTAGGGCATCCTTAGTCAATAACACCTTCTCCGGAGTTTACATATACCAGAGCAGGGGGAACTCTATAGACGGCTCAACTGAAGGCAGTATCTACGGTATATGGATACAGAACGGAGGGGAAAATAAGCTGATTGGAGAGTCAAGTCATAATAGGTTCGGAGTCCTCATCTCAGAGTCCAGTGGGAATCTGCTAAATGGGACGAGGATCCACGATAACATATACAGCGGTATAGTCGTGGAGGGGAACTCCTCCATCGGCAACGTTTTCACTAAGCTCTCTTGCTACAACAACACCCTGCTGGGGATAGATCTAGGAGGGGATTATGTCACTAGAAACGATGGAAAGTTGACTGAGGGCCCGAACGATTTCATGGATTATCCTGTGTTGACATGGGCAGCTGTATACGGGGACAGATTGCTGGTGAGGGGCTACATAAATTCCGAGGGAAGTGGATCCGGGAGCCCAGCTTTCAGCGGATCTGAGGTAGAGATATACCTATCCACGAATCATGAGAGCGGATACGGGGAGGGCTTAAGGTATCTGGGGAGCCTCAGGGCTTTGAACGGGGAGTTCCTGGGATGGATAGATCTTCCTGATGATTTGAGAGGCAAGGGAATGAACATAACATCAACAGCGACGTTGATGCCTCATGGTACCTCTGAGTTCGGGCCAAATATATTCGCACCATCCCTATCAACGAACATAAGCGTGGAGAAGTTGATAGAGCCATCCATAGTCACTCCAGGCTCCTCAGCCAAGGTCACCTTAATAATCGCGAACAGGGGAAACGGGACGGCCTACAACGTATCGATAATAGACCCACTCCCCGATGGCATGAGTTACATAAGCGGGACAGCTAAGTTGAACGGTAGCTCTTTGGAGCCTAGGGTCAATGGGAGCGAGTTGAGCTGGATCCTCAATGTACCTGCAGGGAGTATAATGTTCCTAGAATTTAATGTAAGCATAACCGCTCCCCCAGGATCTCACCTCGAGAATGTAGCTTTCTTCAGTTCGGAAGACGGCTCAGGGAACAGCTCGGCTGATGTTAGCGTGATATCTCCCCCCGTAATAAAGGTGAGTAAGATCGCCTCCCCAACTAGCGTGAGGGTGGGTGATGAGGTCAGCTATGAGCTGAGGATAGGGAACTCGGGAGACCTACCCGCATTCATATCGGTGAGGGATACTATACCCACAGGTATGAGCTATGTGAGTGGGAGCTTCTCCTCTAACGTCAGCTTGGATCTCGATATATCCGGAGGAGAGATAAAGTTCAACGTTACTTTAGCCCCGAGGAGCTCATTAGTAGCTTCATACAAGCTCAGGGCATTGAGCGAGGGGAGGAAGGATAACAGGGTCTACGTTAATGGGACGCTCTCAGCATCGGCATCAGTAATAGTTACGAATCCCCCATCGGGAGGTTCAGGAGGACATTCAGGAGGTTCCGGGGGTTCAGGAGGCTCCGGAGGATCACCATCCTGCGGCTACATACCTCCTCCCACTTCAACTCCACCTGCCACTCCGAGTAAGCCGAGCTCCAACGATTATGTCTTCAACGGGATACCCATAGTCCTCGTCTCCCTAGGATCTCAGGGGGTTAAGCTAGAGAGCTATCAATCAGGGAGCTCCGGATCCAGCTCCGGGGTCCAGCCCGTGACCTCTGGAAACGCTTTAGCTCTAATAACAGTCGATATATCCGCATCCCCAACTAAAGCGGAGACGGGGAGCAATATAGCCTTCTTAGTCAACGTGAGCAATATAGGGGAGGGGGCTTATGAGGGGCTCGAGGTCCAGGTAGACCTCACCCCAGGGCTGGATTACGTGAGCGGGAGCTCGAAGCTCGGTGGAGTCAAAGTGGAACCGAAGAACGATATGAATGTGCTCAAGTGGAAGATAAGCAAGCTGGATCGGAAGAGCAGCTTGGAGATAAGCTTCCTAGCGAAACTGATAGCGACAGCCGGGAGCTTCAATGTAGTGGCGACTGCTGCTACTGCTAGCGATAGCGTAATCATATCTGTTAAGCCCAAGGAAGTGGCAGCTCCCCAACCTCAACCTCAGCAAGTCCCTGAGGTCGTGGAGCTGGATGTATCTGGCTCCTCCTCCGGTAGGGTGGGGACAGTAACGATAACTCTCACTAGCCCGACGGGAGCGAAATCAGTGAGGATAGTCGCTAACTTGAACTCCCTCAAGTACGTGCCCAATAGCGCTAAGCTCGCTGATATGCCCGCTAAGACCGATGTGAAGGAGAGCAGCTTGAGCTGGTTGATAAGCATATCAAAGGGAGGAAAGGCTGTGATAACTTTCAACGTCGAGCCTAGTAGCGATGATGTGAATTCAGGTGAGGTGAACGTCTTCTTACCAGATTTCGGGAAACAGAAGAGTGTTACAATAAAGTTTGAGGCTAAACAGATGGTAATGGGTCCATCTCTTGAGATAAAGCTCCCTCAGATCCCAATATGGATATTCCTGCTCCCTCTACTGGCTATACCTATAGTGCTAGCTTACAAGAGGAGGGGGAGGGAGGCTATAGTGATGGATTACAACTCCCTGAGGAGGGCTGTGGAGAGGGGGATGATAGAGGACTTAGTGAGGAGGTACGATATCTACGTACCTCAGGAGACCTTCAACAAGGTGAGCAAGGATCAGAGATTGATGAGGGCCCTGGAGAAATATCTAATAGGGAGATCCCTGAAAGTGGAGAGGGTATTGAGCGATGTATCGATAGAGGGTTTCGATGATGAAGTAGCGGCAGTGGTGAGCCTCGCACAGAGGAGGGGGACTTTCGCTTACCTAGGTGACGAGGAGGCATTCAAGAAGTTAAAGGAGAAGGGATTGAAGGTGAAATTCGTTAAGGAAGGTAAGCCTCTGTCATTAGAGATGAATATCCCATCATAA
- the topA gene encoding DNA topoisomerase I: MTTLILTEKPNVAKRIASILSGGAKAKREGKVYYYEFEMGGERYYVAPAAGHLLELDYPPGKWEYPSIVPPERLVLKEIKGKREYLKILEKLGKLSNRIIVATDLDSEGSSIALEIIKALNWEGKEILRMEFSSLTEEEIRSSFRDLKPFDYPRAYAGWVRRVIDLEWGANVSRGLTLSTRRKGWVRVLSSGRVQGPTLSMIVKREREIREFVPKKYYTVIVKVDKGFSLELAPPEGEERIWSHDYARRAAEAVKDTLIARVKSDERKLSPPPPFDGTSLQVEVSAITGLTPRQIADRTSGIAQKLYEAGLISYIGTESQKYPKSWKKKDFVDMVKLIASYSPLKEEAESVLGDMREVAVEGKKDDPAHPTIHVVGVPEGRLEGKYREVYEIIARRNLATLAQDALIKRIRVESNVNGFIFRASGLSVLREGWLRVYPYARVEEFPEVEDGEELRVVEVEIEERETQPPKRYSHISLIKEMERLGLGTKNTRVQIIDILKSRGYLEEGSFKPTRLGEAIVEVLESFVPALTNPELTAKLERGMNEIELGKLDPSNFLKESLDELSVIMDEFKRNELEISERLYEGLREYRSGSLGKCPECGGDLNMRESSYGYFIVCSNYPEKCDIKFNLFKNERFEGKFCECGLPLVSGRVNIKSNRGRRYIRCVANCDRTPLRCAKCGGPMVARQGKFGVYLKCGNCGSTNFFRIRKH; encoded by the coding sequence ATGACCACGCTAATACTGACTGAGAAGCCCAACGTAGCTAAGAGGATAGCCTCGATACTATCTGGGGGAGCGAAGGCCAAGAGGGAGGGGAAAGTATACTATTATGAGTTCGAAATGGGCGGTGAGAGGTACTACGTAGCACCAGCCGCTGGCCACCTTCTCGAGCTGGATTATCCCCCAGGTAAGTGGGAGTATCCGTCTATAGTCCCGCCTGAGAGGTTAGTGCTCAAGGAGATAAAGGGGAAGAGGGAGTACTTGAAAATACTGGAGAAATTGGGGAAATTGTCGAATAGGATAATAGTAGCGACTGATCTGGATAGTGAGGGCAGCTCTATCGCTCTTGAGATAATTAAGGCCCTGAATTGGGAGGGGAAGGAGATACTGAGGATGGAGTTCTCCTCATTGACTGAGGAGGAGATAAGGAGCTCCTTCAGGGACCTCAAACCCTTCGATTATCCCAGGGCCTACGCCGGTTGGGTGAGGAGGGTCATAGACCTGGAGTGGGGGGCGAACGTATCCAGGGGGCTCACTCTGAGCACTAGGAGGAAGGGATGGGTGAGAGTCCTGAGCTCGGGAAGGGTCCAGGGACCCACTCTGTCTATGATAGTGAAGAGAGAGCGGGAGATAAGGGAATTCGTCCCCAAGAAGTACTACACTGTTATAGTGAAGGTCGATAAAGGCTTCTCACTGGAGTTAGCTCCTCCTGAGGGGGAGGAGAGGATATGGAGCCATGATTATGCTAGGAGAGCTGCCGAAGCTGTGAAAGATACTCTAATCGCTAGAGTGAAGTCGGATGAGAGGAAGCTGAGCCCCCCTCCCCCTTTCGACGGGACCTCGCTCCAAGTGGAGGTTAGCGCGATAACAGGACTGACCCCCAGGCAGATAGCCGATAGGACGAGCGGGATAGCCCAAAAGCTATATGAGGCTGGGTTGATAAGCTACATAGGGACGGAGAGTCAGAAGTATCCAAAGAGCTGGAAGAAGAAGGATTTCGTCGATATGGTCAAGCTCATAGCGAGTTATTCTCCCCTGAAGGAGGAAGCCGAATCCGTCCTCGGGGACATGAGGGAAGTTGCTGTTGAAGGTAAGAAGGATGATCCAGCTCATCCAACGATACACGTAGTCGGAGTGCCTGAGGGAAGGCTCGAGGGGAAATATAGGGAAGTGTATGAGATAATAGCCAGGAGGAACCTCGCTACTTTAGCTCAGGACGCTCTAATCAAGAGGATCAGAGTGGAGTCTAATGTGAATGGCTTCATCTTCAGGGCCAGCGGTCTCTCCGTATTGAGGGAGGGATGGCTGAGGGTCTATCCTTACGCTAGGGTGGAGGAGTTCCCGGAGGTTGAGGACGGTGAGGAGCTGAGGGTCGTTGAAGTCGAGATAGAGGAAAGGGAAACCCAACCACCGAAGAGGTACTCCCACATATCCCTGATAAAGGAGATGGAGAGACTGGGGCTGGGGACTAAGAACACGAGAGTGCAGATAATCGATATACTGAAGAGCAGGGGCTACTTGGAGGAGGGGAGCTTCAAGCCCACTAGACTAGGTGAGGCTATAGTCGAGGTCTTGGAGAGCTTCGTCCCGGCTTTAACGAATCCAGAGCTCACAGCGAAGCTGGAGAGGGGGATGAATGAAATAGAGTTGGGGAAGCTGGATCCAAGCAATTTCCTCAAGGAATCTCTAGATGAGTTGAGCGTTATTATGGATGAGTTCAAGAGGAACGAGTTGGAGATATCTGAGAGGCTCTATGAGGGGCTAAGGGAGTATAGGAGCGGGAGCTTGGGGAAGTGCCCTGAGTGCGGGGGAGATTTGAATATGAGGGAGAGCAGTTACGGATACTTCATAGTCTGTTCAAATTATCCTGAGAAATGCGATATAAAATTTAATTTATTTAAAAATGAGAGGTTTGAAGGGAAATTCTGTGAATGCGGATTGCCGCTAGTGAGCGGGAGGGTCAATATTAAAAGCAACAGGGGGAGGAGGTACATCAGGTGCGTAGCTAACTGCGATAGGACCCCTCTGAGGTGTGCGAAATGCGGAGGCCCGATGGTCGCGAGACAGGGGAAGTTCGGGGTGTACCTGAAGTGCGGGAATTGCGGCTCGACGAACTTCTTCAGGATAAGGAAGCATTGA
- a CDS encoding HAD-IA family hydrolase codes for MRLDELLQDKEALITDLDGTLVDLGINWDSLRERVRTEMGWDHPLKPLGPSIPKAARNKDEEIRAFKIVEEEEIVASSRADYNPKLIKIFEKIKGMGLKVALVTLQARKPALIALERLGILEFFDVIVTRESSLDRKEQLMIALDELGVDPSRCIFFGDTPWDLDAGRELGIKTVCVGRRIDGCDYFIQKFEDLAVH; via the coding sequence TTGCGGCTCGACGAACTTCTTCAGGATAAGGAAGCATTGATAACGGATCTAGATGGGACGCTAGTTGATCTCGGGATAAATTGGGATTCATTGAGGGAGAGAGTGAGGACTGAGATGGGATGGGATCATCCTCTGAAGCCCCTGGGCCCCAGTATACCGAAGGCAGCTAGGAATAAGGATGAGGAGATCAGGGCATTCAAGATAGTTGAAGAGGAGGAGATAGTTGCATCTAGCAGGGCAGATTACAATCCGAAGTTGATAAAGATCTTCGAAAAAATTAAGGGGATGGGTTTGAAGGTAGCTTTAGTGACTTTACAAGCGAGGAAACCCGCTTTGATAGCGCTCGAGAGACTCGGTATCTTGGAGTTCTTCGATGTGATAGTAACGAGGGAGTCCTCCTTGGATAGGAAGGAGCAGCTCATGATAGCTCTAGATGAGCTCGGGGTCGATCCCAGTAGGTGCATCTTCTTCGGCGATACCCCTTGGGACTTGGATGCTGGCAGGGAGCTGGGGATCAAAACAGTCTGCGTTGGAAGGAGAATCGATGGATGTGATTATTTCATCCAGAAATTTGAGGATCTAGCTGTTCACTAA